From one Culex quinquefasciatus strain JHB chromosome 3, VPISU_Cqui_1.0_pri_paternal, whole genome shotgun sequence genomic stretch:
- the LOC6039495 gene encoding apyrase, with protein MKSYAYSKVSQRDTDSFAASSSSSNANGNGSTVIETGMYLRDWRQALRTPPSYRLGNRTIRLQVSMVWPLAVLGLVVLFLIYVVSRSAFAVGGPSGSSLDRSSLIMYNHTYPLSSPIISNGIYSFRIAVIADLDTNSRVKGKDTWSSYLLKGYLSFIPAKGTITVSWDDVGPKQLKSSFSLKGRGMELSELVVFNGRLLTFDDRTGLVYAIEHDNVYPWLLLMDGDGKAASKGFKSEWATVKDQVLYVGSMGKEWTTSAGDFENNNPMYVKAITVHGEVYHLNWETNFKALRSSIGIEWPGYMIHESGEWSSELKRWVFLPRRCSKDRYNETRDEHMGCKYLLLADESFHSVKPVELKLDNVPATHGFSSFKFLPSTDDQIIVALSTEELNGRTSSYISAFRISGEVVMPETRIPTSYKFEGLEFI; from the coding sequence ATGAAAAGTTACGCCTACAGCAAGGTCAGCCAGCGAGATACGGATAGCTTcgcggccagcagcagcagcagcaacgccAACGGCAACGGATCGACCGTCATCGAAACCGGAATGTATCTCAGAGATTGGCGCCAGGCGTTGCGGACTCCGCCGTCCTATCGGCTGGGTAATCGCACGATCCGGCTGCAGGTGTCGATGGTTTGGCCACTGGCCGTGTTGGGACTGGTTGTGCTGTTTCTGATCTATGTCGTGAGTAGGTCAGCGTTCGCCGTTGGTGGACCTTCCGGGAGCAGTTTGGACCGAAGTTCGTTGATTATGTACAATCACACGTACCCGCTGAGCAGTCCTATCATTAGCAACGGGATTTACTCGTTCCGGATAGCGGTAATAGCGGATTTGGATACGAATTCGAGGGTGAAGGGTAAGGACACTTGGAGCAGTTACCTGTTGAAGGGGTACTTGAGCTTCATTCCGGCCAAGGGGACGATCACGGTGTCGTGGGACGATGTGGGACCGAAGCAGCTCAAGTCGAGCTTTTCGTTGAAGGGCCGAGGGATGGAACTCTCGGAGTTGGTAGTGTTCAACGGCAGACTGCTCACGTTTGACGACCGTACCGGATTGGTGTACGCGATCGAGCATGACAACGTGTACCCGTGGCTGCTGCTGATGGACGGCGACGGGAAGGCGGCCAGCAAGGGCTTCAAATCGGAGTGGGCCACCGTCAAAGACCAGGTTCTGTACGTCGGTTCCATGGGCAAGGAATGGACCACGTCGGCTGGAGACTTTGAAAACAACAATCCCATGTACGTGAAGGCCATCACCGTGCATGGCGAGGTTTACCACCTGAACTGGGAGACCAACTTCAAGGCCTTGCGCAGCTCAATCGGAATCGAGTGGCCCGGCTACATGATCCACGAGTCGGGCGAGTGGTCCAGCGAGCTGAAACGATGGGTCTTTCTACCCCGACGATGTTCCAAAGATCGTTACAACGAAACCAGGGACGAGCACATGGGCTGCAAATATCTCCTCCTCGCAGACGAATCCTTTCACTCGGTCAAGCCAGTCGAGTTGAAGCTGGACAACGTTCCGGCAACGCACGGCTTTTCGAGCTTTAAGTTCCTGCCCAGCACCGACGACCAGATCATCGTCGCCCTCTCGACGGAGGAACTGAACGGGCGGACGTCCAGCTACATTAGCGCGTTCCGGATCTCCGGCGAGGTGGTGATGCCCGAAACGCGAATACCCACGAGCTACAAGTTTGAGGGGTTAGAATTTATCTAG